The nucleotide sequence TAGATCGAGTGTTTCAATTGTTGAAGGCACAAATTCACTGAAATTTTCAGAGTAGTATATGGAAACATGCCGATGTTCTTCCAGAAGAGAAGATTCTTGCAGCTTCCGTTCGACAACTCCATCGGCGTTCTTTGTAGCCAGCGCAGACATTGTTTGAAAGTATGACATCTCCGTTCCCTGGGCAGCTGAAATTACTTTATACAAAAAGAAACTTCCGCTAAATAATAGCACGCAAACTAAAATAATAAATATGGAAGAAATTAATAGGATAATTTTATATTTGGGTTTCATGGGCACTCCTTAATGCGAGGTTGATGAATTCCTTATGATATAAATTTAATCTATCACAAACTGGAAAGGTCTGTAAGTTAATTTTCGAAATGATTCAATAAATCAGTTCCTTTTAAAGAAAAACACGGTATATACTAATTAACATGTAATGGTAATTTCTAAAAAAGAAATATAATATTCCTCATTCAATTTGATGAAGTATAAACAATGGAGGCACCTATAATGAACATGCAAAAAGAAACAATCAAAGGCTACAAAAATTTAAATATTCCATATTCACTTATCACACATGAAGAACAATCAAATAAACTGGCTATATTCCTGCCCGGCGCTGGATATACGACACAAAAACCCTTGTTCCATTACTCAGAAGAAATCCTATTGAAAAAAGGTTTTGATGTCTTGAATGTGAACTACCGATACAACGATGCGGATTATGACAGCTTTGATATGGATGAACTGAGTACGGCAATCAAAGTGGATGTGCAAATTGTAATCGATGAAGTGTTGAAGAATGGGGTTTATAAGGAATTTTATTTGGTTGCAAAATCACTGGGAACGATTGCGTTGTGCACCGAACTGGAAAGAGCTGCTTTTAAAGATGCTAAAGTGGTTTGGCTGACGCCATTAATCCACCGGGATGATGTATTGGATAAAATGGTCCGGAGCACCAATAAAGGATTATCTTTCATCGGCGACAACGATTATTGCTATTCAGAGGAACGATACAAATTATTGGCGGAAAACCCGCATCTGGTTTCCCGGCTCATTCCCAATGTGGACCACAGCATGGAATATAAAGGCGATCCTTTCAAATCGATTGATGCGTTGAAAACGATCATGGAAGAGATCAATCAGTTTTAATTGAATCAATTATAAGCCACAAAAAAAGGATAGCGGATGCTATCCTTTTCATTTCGTTGTATTTTAAGACTACCTTTTCCAGTTTCATTGAAATGCATAAATAGCTGCTATTAGAATAGATGCAGCAAGGACAAAGTTGATTAATCCATCTACTTTTCGCTTTCCGAATTCAGAAATTCCGGCCGCTACGAACATTATGACGAGCCCCAGCAACATAAAAGGCAAAATCCCTGCAGTGTTTCCTGTGAGCAAACCGTAAGCGGAAAATGCGAGTACAATCGTTGCAAAGATGATGACCAGTATTTTCATTTGTCCCAACTCCCATTTTTAATTACATACAATAATTAACGGGTTCTTTTCAATCATTATACTCGCCTTAATAATGTTTGAATAGTCAAATTAATGACAGAAGCATTTTATTCAAATGAGGGATAAAAGCTTTGCTGCTCTGCAAATGAAGAGACAGCGACAAGTAACTGCCGCGCACTTTCTAAATAGAAGCGCTTCTTTTCTATTTAGCAATTAATGGTGTAAACAGGTAGCAATTCTATCGGGTTCTTCAGTCATTATTCATTTAATTGCAACTCACTATTTCTTCTTGTCTTAAATAACGTGATCGATGCTACAAACAGAAAAATAGGCGGAAGCAAAGTGGGAATGAAATTATTTGTTGTCGCTTAAAATTTCAAGACTGATCTTTTTATTGCCTATCTTCCATCCGACTGGAATAAATATTACCAAACTGATAAACCACATAGCTCCTGCAACTCCTAAAATCAATAAATAATCAATTGTCGGACTGCCTGGATCGACAAGAGAAACAGTCAAAGAAAATAACACTCCGCAAACAAGCCCGAACATAAGTCCAGAGACAAGGTAAAAGGATATCTGGGTGACGACTATCTTTACGACACCCCAGGGCTTTACTCCAATTGTTCTAAGAACCGCAAACTCTTTACGTTTAACCAGTATATTGTTTAAAAGAGTGTTAAAGACGCCCGCGATTACAGAAACAACAAGCACAATTAATACAATAATGAAAATAGCCCAATGCTGTAAAAACATATGAGATGCTTCTTTAATAGAGACGCCATGAGTATTGACCGTGACTTCTGGATACATATTTTTTAAAGTTTCAAGCGAATTCAAAGCCGCTGATTCATCTGTTGATTTTACATATGCTTTTTGGAAATTAGTTGAAGAGATATTTAAAGCCTTCGCCTGCCAGTCGAAAAGAACTTCTCCTGTAGGCACTGCTTCAGAAATTGCGCTTACTGCCATTGTCGTTACATATTCAGCTTGCTGCATTTCTTCTGAATAGATCCCGATTTCCAGTGAATCTCCCACAGATAACCCATGCCTCTTTGCAAATTCTGGCGAAACTATAGCTTTTTTCGCTAAGTCTTTTCCAGCTGCTTCTGCTAATACACCGACATCATGAAGTGCTTCTAAATCAACCAATGTATAGTCAAATGAGACAGACCCGCCGTTACCTAATAATTCCGCTCCACCATAGGTGCTTACAGTAGCCACTTTCACACCCGGCATTCGTTTACGTACTTCTTTAATCAACTCTGACGGGTTGATCTCGGATTGCTGTATCCGGCTTTTGATAACTACAGAAGTAGGAAATTGCTCGTTGATATACTCTATATTATTATCCCTAATGGTATTTAGCAGAACGGATCCGAACACAGCTATGATCATGACCACACTTATTGAAAGAATGACAAAGCTGTTCTTTTTGACTTGCGGTTTTAAGTTCTGGATAGCAATCACAAAGTTACTAGAAAATACTCTCCGAAATACGGGCATCAGAAAGTTCAAGGAGCGAGTAAGCCATATGGGCATTGCCATAAAAAGACCAGCTAACAAAAGAAACGCGCTAAGTAGGATAAGCAGTGTCCTGGCTGCATCATTTACTACGAGTATGGTGCCAAACAGTAGAGAAACAATAGAAATAATCCATAAAATTTTCATAGCAACTTTCCGGGTGTTCTCATTTTTGAAATCAAGTTCTTCATTTTCTTGTAAAATCGCCAAGGGCAAAATCTTAGATGATTTGAGAACCGGAATATAAAGAAACAGTTGAATCACCATACTCGAGGCTACTAGAACGGGAACCGCCACTTCCCAGGCAAATGGTTCTTGGGAAAGTGAGATGGAAAACCATTGGCCGAAATTAGGCTGCAGGAATTGATTTGCAAGATACGAAATCATTGTTCCGAGCAGAGCACCTGCAACAGTAATCAATATGCTTTGGATTCGAATTACTTTAGCCAGTTGTGTGGTTTTTGCCCCTAGCGCACGCATAATGGCAAATTGATTTTTGTTCTTGTAAACAAACAAGTCGAAATTGGAAATCACCATGATGGAAGTAACAATTAAAATTAACATTGATAAAATGACAATAAACAAATTCAAGGAATCTAAATTGCTTTTTGCTGCTTCATCCTGTTCAATAATATCTAC is from Planococcus liqunii and encodes:
- a CDS encoding FtsX-like permease family protein, yielding MKSLNQLAYRLFRENKFLVFTSIMSIAIAVSLVITMSLFAVNAKQTLENDLREMYGDLDIALVFSDDNLVENEKELYHAVSNHASTISVSEALVTQAYVAPLGGEVYALGIENDPIAKSRYKTSVDLREDSVIITENLAKSLKLLKGDQIEIEQDSFEIVEVLKNAQGTGISPDMVMFTLERAKLFNTGELPKHKNETTALMVKTKEKSDLIAMANDFKKIQPGLRVDIIEQDEAAKSNLDSLNLFIVILSMLILIVTSIMVISNFDLFVYKNKNQFAIMRALGAKTTQLAKVIRIQSILITVAGALLGTMISYLANQFLQPNFGQWFSISLSQEPFAWEVAVPVLVASSMVIQLFLYIPVLKSSKILPLAILQENEELDFKNENTRKVAMKILWIISIVSLLFGTILVVNDAARTLLILLSAFLLLAGLFMAMPIWLTRSLNFLMPVFRRVFSSNFVIAIQNLKPQVKKNSFVILSISVVMIIAVFGSVLLNTIRDNNIEYINEQFPTSVVIKSRIQQSEINPSELIKEVRKRMPGVKVATVSTYGGAELLGNGGSVSFDYTLVDLEALHDVGVLAEAAGKDLAKKAIVSPEFAKRHGLSVGDSLEIGIYSEEMQQAEYVTTMAVSAISEAVPTGEVLFDWQAKALNISSTNFQKAYVKSTDESAALNSLETLKNMYPEVTVNTHGVSIKEASHMFLQHWAIFIIVLIVLVVSVIAGVFNTLLNNILVKRKEFAVLRTIGVKPWGVVKIVVTQISFYLVSGLMFGLVCGVLFSLTVSLVDPGSPTIDYLLILGVAGAMWFISLVIFIPVGWKIGNKKISLEILSDNK
- a CDS encoding alpha/beta hydrolase; translated protein: MNMQKETIKGYKNLNIPYSLITHEEQSNKLAIFLPGAGYTTQKPLFHYSEEILLKKGFDVLNVNYRYNDADYDSFDMDELSTAIKVDVQIVIDEVLKNGVYKEFYLVAKSLGTIALCTELERAAFKDAKVVWLTPLIHRDDVLDKMVRSTNKGLSFIGDNDYCYSEERYKLLAENPHLVSRLIPNVDHSMEYKGDPFKSIDALKTIMEEINQF